One genomic region from Haloarcula taiwanensis encodes:
- a CDS encoding nucleoid-structuring protein H-NS: MANSNAKGDRRERELVNALDEAGFAVMRAPASGSATERELPDVLSGDGETFYAIEAKSSAGDPIYLTGEEVEALLFFARNFGAKPRIGVRFDREDWYFFHPADLHTTDGGNYRVKKEKALSDGTDFDEFVGNSEKVTLDEVGDNGPDQSVLDVLSAFERGDLDKEDAAAMLE, encoded by the coding sequence ATGGCAAACTCGAACGCGAAGGGCGACCGCCGCGAGCGCGAACTGGTCAACGCACTCGACGAGGCGGGCTTTGCGGTGATGCGCGCGCCGGCGAGCGGCAGCGCGACCGAGCGGGAGCTGCCGGACGTGCTCTCGGGCGACGGCGAGACGTTCTACGCTATCGAGGCGAAATCCAGCGCCGGCGACCCCATCTATCTCACCGGTGAGGAGGTCGAGGCGCTGCTGTTTTTCGCCCGGAACTTCGGCGCGAAACCCCGCATCGGCGTCCGATTCGACCGCGAGGACTGGTACTTCTTTCACCCGGCAGACCTCCACACGACCGACGGCGGCAACTACCGCGTTAAAAAGGAGAAAGCCCTCTCCGACGGGACTGACTTCGATGAGTTCGTGGGCAACTCAGAGAAGGTCACGCTAGACGAGGTGGGCGACAACGGCCCCGACCAGAGCGTGCTGGACGTGCTGTCGGCCTTCGAGCGCGGCGACCTCGACAAGGAGGACGCCGCGGCAATGCTGGAGTAG
- a CDS encoding adenosylhomocysteinase, translated as MTTPISERLDDLDEARDSGRRKMDWAIQHMPICGALREQFEADQPFAGERIGMAMHVEAKTAVLAEILAVGGAEVAITGCNPLSTHDDVSAALDAVDGITSYAERGVDDEEYYAAIEAVIDHEPTITVDDGMDLVAAIHEDYPELIDTIIGGAEETTTGVHRLRAMDEDGELDYPVFAVNDTPMKRLFDNVHGTGESALASIAMTTNLSWAGKTVVVSGYGDCGKGVAKKASGQNADVIVTEVEPRRALEAHMEGYEVKPMAEAAAEGDVFITTTGNRDVIVEEHFEAMQDGVLLANAGHFDVEVDLDALSDLAVDTYEARDGVQTYEMADGRRLNVLAEGRLVNLATPIALGHPVEVMDQSFGVQAVCVRELVENGDEYEAGVHAVPDRLDKEVAEIKLDAEGVDFDSLTDAQAEYMDSWQHGT; from the coding sequence ATGACGACGCCTATTTCCGAGCGACTTGACGACCTCGACGAGGCACGCGATTCCGGCCGCCGAAAGATGGACTGGGCCATCCAGCATATGCCCATCTGCGGCGCGCTCCGCGAGCAGTTCGAGGCTGACCAGCCCTTCGCTGGCGAACGCATCGGCATGGCGATGCACGTGGAAGCCAAGACCGCTGTCCTTGCGGAGATCCTCGCGGTCGGCGGCGCGGAGGTCGCTATCACCGGCTGTAACCCGCTTTCGACACACGACGACGTGAGCGCCGCACTCGACGCCGTCGACGGCATCACCTCTTACGCCGAGCGCGGCGTCGACGACGAGGAGTACTACGCGGCTATCGAGGCCGTCATCGACCACGAGCCGACCATCACTGTCGACGACGGCATGGACCTCGTCGCGGCCATCCACGAGGACTACCCCGAACTCATCGACACAATCATCGGCGGCGCGGAGGAGACGACTACCGGCGTCCACCGGCTGCGCGCGATGGACGAGGACGGCGAACTCGACTACCCGGTGTTCGCGGTCAACGACACGCCGATGAAGCGCCTGTTCGACAACGTCCACGGCACCGGCGAGTCCGCGCTGGCCTCGATTGCGATGACGACGAACCTCTCGTGGGCCGGCAAGACCGTCGTCGTCTCCGGGTACGGTGACTGCGGCAAAGGTGTCGCGAAGAAAGCCAGCGGCCAGAACGCCGACGTGATTGTCACCGAAGTCGAACCTCGCCGCGCGCTCGAAGCGCACATGGAGGGCTACGAAGTGAAGCCGATGGCCGAGGCCGCCGCCGAGGGCGACGTGTTCATCACGACCACCGGCAACCGCGACGTCATCGTCGAGGAGCACTTCGAAGCGATGCAGGACGGCGTCCTGCTCGCCAACGCCGGTCACTTCGACGTCGAGGTCGACCTCGACGCGCTGTCCGACCTCGCCGTCGACACCTACGAGGCTCGCGACGGCGTCCAGACCTACGAGATGGCCGACGGCCGCCGCCTGAACGTGCTAGCCGAGGGCCGCCTGGTCAACCTCGCGACGCCCATCGCACTCGGGCATCCCGTCGAGGTGATGGACCAGAGCTTCGGCGTGCAGGCCGTCTGTGTCCGCGAACTGGTCGAGAACGGCGACGAGTACGAGGCCGGCGTTCACGCCGTCCCCGATCGACTGGACAAGGAGGTCGCCGAAATCAAACTGGACGCCGAAGGCGTCGACTTCGACTCGCTAACCGACGCACAGGCCGAGTATATGGATTCCTGGCAGCACGGGACGTAG
- a CDS encoding alpha/beta hydrolase, with amino-acid sequence MPSTPPIPATDWLPDDAETETLSLPDGRRLAYATYGDTDGYPVLFCHGTPGSHVAARLLAAPARERGVHLIAPDRPGIGNSEDASVTLEDWPDDAAHLLSHLDVDAAGAVGFSGGGPFALACHRLPEIERLALLGSSGPPSVGTTGRVQQFVGALSRHAPWALGRLFRLQRWFALRRGPSYAVGFVAEETPETDALAADEVARIVRADMLTSMARGPSGIIREQRLLSQPWPFALEEISVPVSVFQGQNDANVAPSTGKALAQRLPDASFESVDGDHLGTLTTAGDDALATVQRRTRV; translated from the coding sequence ATGCCGTCCACGCCGCCAATTCCAGCCACTGACTGGCTGCCCGACGACGCCGAGACGGAGACGCTCTCGCTCCCAGACGGCCGGCGGCTGGCCTACGCCACCTACGGCGACACCGACGGCTATCCGGTCCTCTTTTGTCACGGTACCCCCGGGTCACACGTCGCCGCACGGCTGCTTGCCGCACCGGCCCGCGAACGCGGCGTCCACCTCATCGCCCCGGACCGGCCGGGTATCGGGAATTCCGAAGACGCGTCTGTCACGCTCGAAGATTGGCCAGACGACGCCGCACACCTCCTGTCCCACCTCGATGTCGACGCGGCTGGTGCCGTCGGCTTCTCCGGCGGCGGCCCGTTCGCGCTGGCCTGCCATCGATTACCCGAGATAGAGCGACTCGCACTGCTGGGCAGCAGCGGCCCGCCGTCAGTCGGCACAACAGGGCGCGTCCAGCAGTTTGTCGGGGCACTGTCCCGGCACGCTCCGTGGGCGCTCGGGCGGCTGTTCCGGCTGCAGCGATGGTTCGCCCTTCGCCGGGGCCCGTCCTACGCTGTCGGGTTCGTTGCCGAGGAGACACCGGAGACGGACGCCCTGGCAGCCGACGAGGTGGCACGAATCGTCCGTGCGGATATGCTCACGTCGATGGCACGCGGTCCGAGCGGAATCATCCGCGAGCAGCGACTGCTTTCACAGCCATGGCCGTTTGCCCTCGAAGAGATTTCGGTCCCGGTGAGCGTGTTCCAGGGGCAAAACGACGCCAACGTTGCCCCGTCGACGGGGAAAGCTCTCGCACAGCGGCTTCCGGACGCCTCGTTTGAATCGGTCGACGGCGACCATCTCGGGACGTTGACAACTGCTGGCGACGACGCGCTGGCCACCGTACAGCGTCGCACGCGCGTCTGA
- a CDS encoding S-adenosylhomocysteine deaminase: MSELLVTGGQVLRTDMTVERADVLVSQDSGDIVAVDEPGTLDGDDELDASDGLVIPGLVNAHTHVAMTLLRGLADDKPLDAWLQEDVWPVEAELTPEDIRAGAELGLVEMIRSGTTSLSDMYFAVEEIAEAVDQAGMRAVLGFTAVTVGKDAEGARADLEESLDVARNLDGAADGRVRTTFQPHSLTTVGEEYLREFVPRALDDDLSIHLHANETRDEVTPIVDEHGQRPLAYADDIGLLDGDTYVAHGVHVDDSEIDLLAETGTGVAHCPASNMKLASGMAPVQDLLDAGVTVGIGTDGAASNNDLDMFDEMRDAAMLGKLAADDASAVDAGTVVEMATANGAALLGFDSGRIEAGANADLAVIDLAAPHLTPAHDLVSHLAYAVNGSDVRHTVCDGEVLMRDRTVEVFDEAAVRERASEHAAALVERADS, encoded by the coding sequence ATGAGTGAACTCCTCGTCACCGGCGGGCAGGTCCTCCGGACAGACATGACCGTTGAGCGTGCGGACGTACTGGTTTCACAGGACAGCGGCGACATCGTGGCGGTCGACGAACCGGGAACACTGGACGGTGATGACGAACTCGACGCCAGCGACGGCCTCGTCATTCCCGGGCTGGTCAACGCTCATACACACGTCGCTATGACGTTACTGCGCGGCCTCGCGGACGACAAGCCCCTCGACGCGTGGCTCCAGGAGGATGTCTGGCCGGTCGAGGCGGAACTGACGCCCGAGGACATCCGTGCCGGCGCGGAACTCGGGCTGGTCGAGATGATTCGTTCGGGGACGACCAGCCTCTCGGACATGTACTTCGCGGTCGAGGAAATCGCTGAGGCCGTCGACCAGGCCGGGATGCGGGCGGTGCTCGGGTTCACGGCGGTCACGGTCGGCAAGGACGCCGAGGGCGCGCGGGCTGACCTCGAAGAGAGCCTCGACGTGGCTCGAAACCTCGACGGCGCGGCCGACGGCCGGGTTCGGACGACGTTCCAGCCGCACTCGCTCACGACCGTTGGCGAGGAATACCTCCGGGAGTTCGTCCCGCGGGCCCTCGACGACGACCTCTCGATTCACCTGCACGCCAACGAGACGCGCGACGAGGTGACCCCCATCGTCGACGAACACGGCCAGCGTCCGCTCGCCTACGCCGACGACATCGGCCTGCTCGACGGCGACACGTACGTGGCCCACGGCGTCCACGTCGACGACAGCGAAATCGACCTGCTGGCCGAGACGGGCACCGGCGTCGCCCACTGCCCGGCCTCGAATATGAAACTCGCCAGCGGGATGGCTCCGGTACAGGACCTGCTCGACGCCGGCGTCACCGTCGGCATCGGGACCGACGGCGCGGCCTCGAACAACGACCTCGACATGTTCGACGAAATGCGCGACGCGGCGATGCTCGGCAAGCTCGCGGCCGACGACGCCAGCGCGGTCGACGCGGGCACGGTCGTCGAGATGGCGACGGCAAACGGCGCGGCCCTGCTGGGCTTCGACAGCGGGCGCATCGAGGCCGGTGCGAACGCTGATTTGGCCGTCATCGACCTTGCCGCGCCGCACCTGACCCCGGCCCACGACCTCGTCTCGCACCTGGCCTACGCCGTCAACGGGAGCGATGTGCGACACACGGTCTGTGACGGCGAGGTGCTCATGCGGGACCGCACTGTCGAGGTGTTCGACGAGGCGGCGGTGCGGGAGCGGGCGAGCGAACACGCCGCCGCGCTGGTTGAACGGGCCGACTCTTAG
- a CDS encoding DNA primase (p41; involved in priming for DNA replication; forms a heterodimer of small and large subunit (Pfup41 and Pfup46); primase from Pyrococcus furiosus uses deoxyribonucleotides as a substrate and can synthesize long DNA strands in vitro which means it may be involved in both de novo primer synthesis and elongation; enzyme from Sulfolobus solfataricus has higher affinity for ribonucleotides and also possesses 3'-terminal nucleotidyl transferase activity; priming is stimulated by thymine-rich synthetic bubbles), with the protein MEPLHARYPFLARSREAVEAAAVDLGEIVATDETVTARALERVESAITDGTVGEPHRRTRVELLSYPVARVLVSLVDVHICTRKYAQAEAEAAYDRFTEEFETTTELKSTQRETLDRTELLAEFDLASAVRDAGDGYRVEVGAYLDLAADQRGDSWRLVNRPLADGQVRITAEELHVLLKQAIRHRVTEGLPFNVPDAIADELTAEVDRLEEVLSELELTREIDTVVPELFPPCMKSLLDRVQKGEHLEHHSRFAIATFLVGIGMTTDEIVDLFQVNPGFGEEATRYQVDHIRGETSPTEYSTPACSTMQSYGDCVNMDDLCEAISHPMGYYEQKLDDTDEEELVDWREDEGDEEADA; encoded by the coding sequence ATGGAACCGCTCCACGCACGCTACCCCTTTCTGGCGCGGTCGCGGGAGGCCGTCGAAGCCGCGGCGGTGGACCTAGGCGAGATTGTCGCCACGGACGAGACGGTCACGGCGCGCGCGCTGGAGCGGGTCGAGTCGGCAATCACTGACGGGACCGTCGGAGAGCCACACCGGCGGACTCGCGTCGAACTGCTTTCGTACCCGGTCGCCCGCGTGCTCGTCTCGCTCGTCGACGTCCACATCTGTACCCGGAAGTACGCGCAGGCGGAAGCCGAGGCAGCGTACGACCGGTTCACCGAGGAGTTCGAAACGACCACAGAGCTGAAATCGACCCAGCGCGAGACGCTGGACCGCACGGAACTGCTTGCGGAGTTCGACCTCGCGAGCGCTGTCCGGGACGCCGGCGACGGCTACCGCGTCGAGGTCGGCGCGTATCTCGACCTGGCAGCCGACCAGCGGGGCGATTCCTGGCGGCTGGTCAATCGGCCACTGGCAGACGGCCAGGTTAGGATCACCGCCGAGGAACTGCACGTCCTGCTGAAACAGGCGATCCGTCACCGCGTCACTGAGGGCCTGCCGTTCAACGTCCCCGACGCCATCGCCGACGAACTGACAGCGGAGGTCGACCGGTTAGAGGAAGTCCTCTCGGAACTGGAACTCACCCGCGAGATCGACACCGTCGTCCCGGAGCTGTTTCCGCCCTGCATGAAATCGCTTCTCGACCGGGTCCAGAAGGGCGAGCATCTCGAACACCACTCCCGGTTTGCCATCGCGACCTTCCTCGTCGGCATCGGGATGACGACGGACGAGATCGTCGACCTGTTCCAGGTCAACCCTGGCTTCGGTGAGGAAGCCACCCGTTATCAGGTCGACCACATTCGCGGGGAGACCAGCCCGACGGAGTACTCGACGCCGGCGTGTTCGACCATGCAGTCCTACGGCGACTGTGTCAACATGGACGACCTCTGTGAGGCGATTTCCCACCCTATGGGCTACTACGAGCAGAAGTTAGACGACACCGACGAGGAGGAACTGGTCGACTGGCGCGAAGACGAGGGCGACGAAGAGGCCGACGCCTAG
- a CDS encoding DNA polymerase III sliding clamp (Sliding clamp subunit. Responsible for tethering the catalytic subunit of DNA polymerase to DNA during high-speed replication. Proliferating cell nuclear antigen homolog.): MFNAIVSADTLQATLDSVSVLVDECKIHLEEDGLEIRAVDPANVGMVDLRLDAAAFESYETDGGLIGVNLSRLEDIAGMADAGQLVHLDLDEETRKLHISIDGLEYTLALIDPDSIRQEPDLPDLDLSANIVIEGKDIDRSVTAADMVSDHIALGVDATEELFYVDAEGDTDDVHLELTRDDLIDLTPGDAHSLFSLDYLKNMNKAIPKDAEVEMELGEEFPVKMHFSFAEGQGRVTYMLAPRIQSE; encoded by the coding sequence ATGTTCAACGCCATCGTGAGCGCAGACACGCTCCAGGCGACTCTCGACTCTGTGAGCGTGCTGGTGGACGAGTGCAAGATCCACCTCGAAGAAGACGGGCTGGAAATCCGGGCAGTCGACCCGGCAAACGTTGGAATGGTCGACCTGCGGCTCGACGCGGCGGCGTTCGAGTCCTACGAGACTGACGGTGGGCTCATCGGCGTCAATCTCTCCCGCCTCGAAGACATCGCTGGCATGGCCGACGCCGGCCAGCTCGTCCACCTCGATCTGGACGAGGAGACGCGGAAACTCCACATCTCTATCGACGGTCTCGAATACACCCTCGCGCTGATCGACCCCGACTCCATCCGGCAGGAGCCCGACCTCCCGGATCTGGACCTCTCGGCGAATATCGTCATCGAGGGCAAAGACATCGACCGGTCGGTCACCGCCGCGGACATGGTCAGCGACCACATCGCGCTGGGCGTCGACGCGACCGAGGAACTGTTCTACGTCGACGCCGAGGGCGACACCGACGATGTCCACCTCGAACTCACTCGCGACGACCTCATCGACCTCACCCCTGGTGACGCCCACTCGCTGTTCTCGCTGGATTACCTGAAGAACATGAACAAGGCCATCCCGAAAGACGCCGAGGTCGAGATGGAACTCGGCGAGGAGTTCCCGGTCAAGATGCACTTCAGCTTCGCCGAGGGGCAGGGCAGGGTCACGTACATGCTCGCGCCGCGCATCCAGAGCGAATAA